One genomic window of Bradyrhizobium sp. CCGE-LA001 includes the following:
- a CDS encoding PQQ-dependent sugar dehydrogenase, translated as MNASIVRALSCTALLCLAGCNDGSGDPNAQIGPNPVLPEFQQYLMPPIHIARIVGWKKDEAPTVAPGLQAKAFATGLQHPRFLYVLPNGDVLVVESKAPKGAPIKRPKEFVMGYIESWATSGGGDSGPGNRITLLRDNNGDGVPDTRSVFLDHLNSPFGVALVGNDLYVANTDAIVRYPYTEGDTRITAPGTVLTPLPGGPINHHWTKSLVASPDGSKLYAGVGSNSNIAENGMEAEHNRAAILEIERSSGRWRVFASGLRNPNGLSFEPQTGALWTVVNERDEIGPDLVPDYMTSVKDGGFYGWPYSYWGQHVDPRAKPERPDLVAKAIVPDYALSSHVAPLGMAFYAGTSLPSDYRGGAFVGEHGSWNRQALNGYKVVFVPFADGKPSGPARDVVTGFLNSDNQARGRPVGVAIDKSGALLVADDSGNTVWRVSATHPQLTQR; from the coding sequence ATGAACGCTTCGATTGTCCGCGCGCTGTCGTGCACTGCGTTGCTGTGTCTGGCCGGCTGCAACGACGGCAGCGGCGATCCCAACGCGCAAATCGGCCCCAATCCGGTGCTGCCGGAATTCCAGCAATATCTGATGCCGCCGATCCACATCGCCCGCATCGTCGGCTGGAAGAAGGACGAGGCGCCCACCGTCGCACCGGGGCTGCAGGCCAAGGCGTTCGCGACCGGCTTGCAGCATCCGCGCTTTCTCTACGTGCTGCCCAATGGCGACGTGCTGGTGGTGGAGTCCAAGGCGCCGAAGGGGGCTCCGATCAAGCGTCCCAAGGAATTCGTGATGGGCTACATCGAGTCCTGGGCGACGTCGGGCGGCGGCGACAGCGGGCCGGGTAACCGCATCACGCTGCTGCGTGACAACAATGGCGACGGCGTGCCGGATACGCGGAGCGTCTTCCTCGACCATCTCAACTCGCCGTTCGGCGTCGCGCTGGTCGGCAACGATCTCTACGTCGCCAACACCGACGCGATCGTCAGATATCCCTATACCGAGGGCGATACCAGGATCACCGCGCCCGGAACGGTGCTCACGCCCCTGCCGGGCGGGCCGATCAATCATCACTGGACCAAGAGCCTCGTTGCCAGCCCCGACGGCTCGAAGCTCTATGCCGGGGTCGGCTCCAACAGCAACATCGCCGAGAACGGTATGGAGGCCGAGCACAACCGCGCCGCCATCCTCGAGATCGAGCGCTCCAGCGGCCGCTGGCGGGTGTTCGCGAGCGGCCTGCGCAACCCGAACGGCCTCAGCTTCGAGCCGCAGACCGGCGCGCTGTGGACGGTGGTGAACGAGCGCGACGAGATCGGTCCGGATCTCGTGCCCGACTACATGACCTCGGTGAAGGACGGCGGCTTCTACGGCTGGCCTTACAGCTATTGGGGCCAGCACGTCGATCCTCGCGCGAAGCCGGAGCGGCCCGACCTCGTCGCCAAGGCGATCGTGCCGGATTATGCGCTGAGCTCGCATGTCGCTCCGCTCGGCATGGCATTTTACGCCGGCACCAGCCTGCCGAGCGACTATCGGGGCGGTGCCTTCGTCGGCGAGCATGGCAGCTGGAACCGGCAGGCGCTGAACGGCTACAAGGTCGTGTTCGTGCCGTTTGCGGACGGCAAGCCGAGCGGACCGGCGCGGGATGTCGTGACCGGCTTCCTCAACAGCGACAATCAGGCGCGCGGACGCCCCGTCGGCGTCGCCATCGACAAGTCCGGCGCGCTGCTGGTTGCCGACGACAGCGGCAATACGGTGTGGCGGGTCAGCGCGACGCACCCGCAGCTGACGCAACGTTAA
- a CDS encoding DUF2231 domain-containing protein, whose product MKDDVRVHSTAQIAGHPIHPMLVPIPIACFIGALLTDIAYVASAEIMWADFSAWLLVVGVVFGVLAAIAGLTDFFGNRMVRAQPPAWPHLIGNAVALILAIFNLMIHMRDGWTSVWPTGLVLSAVTVLILPVTGWLGWAMVYRHGVGVAR is encoded by the coding sequence GTGAAAGACGACGTGCGCGTGCATTCCACGGCGCAAATCGCGGGTCATCCGATTCATCCGATGCTGGTGCCGATCCCGATCGCGTGCTTCATCGGCGCGCTCTTGACCGACATCGCCTATGTCGCCAGCGCCGAGATCATGTGGGCGGATTTTTCCGCCTGGCTTCTGGTCGTCGGCGTCGTCTTCGGCGTGCTCGCCGCGATCGCGGGCCTGACTGATTTCTTCGGCAACCGCATGGTGCGGGCGCAGCCGCCGGCCTGGCCGCATCTGATTGGCAATGCCGTGGCGCTGATCCTGGCGATCTTCAACTTGATGATCCACATGCGCGATGGCTGGACCTCGGTGTGGCCGACCGGGCTCGTGCTTTCGGCGGTCACCGTTTTGATCCTGCCCGTCACCGGCTGGCTCGGCTGGGCCATGGTCTATCGTCACGGCGTGGGAGTTGCGCGATGA
- a CDS encoding ureidoglycolate lyase codes for MTTLSIESLTKQAFAPFGEVVETAGATPLSINQGYAARYNELANIDVGAEGGQVNISWFIASARPAPIAIRLMERHPLGSQLFMPLNGQDWLVLVCADPRDLSSYRAFAANGKQGVNYARNCWHHPLLVLKDASSFLVVDRKGGGDNLEEYWLDEIIQLELGIAAS; via the coding sequence ATGACGACACTCTCGATCGAGTCCTTGACGAAGCAGGCCTTCGCGCCGTTCGGCGAGGTCGTCGAAACGGCAGGGGCTACGCCGCTGTCGATCAACCAGGGCTATGCCGCGCGCTACAACGAACTCGCCAATATCGATGTCGGCGCGGAAGGCGGACAGGTCAACATCAGCTGGTTCATCGCCTCTGCGCGGCCCGCGCCGATCGCCATTCGCCTGATGGAGCGCCATCCCCTCGGAAGTCAGCTGTTCATGCCGCTGAACGGACAGGACTGGCTGGTCTTGGTTTGCGCGGATCCGCGCGACCTCTCGAGCTACCGGGCGTTCGCGGCCAACGGCAAGCAGGGCGTGAATTATGCCCGAAACTGCTGGCACCACCCGCTGCTGGTCCTGAAGGACGCAAGCTCGTTCCTCGTGGTCGATCGAAAGGGTGGTGGCGACAATCTCGAAGAATATTGGCTGGACGAGATCATCCAGCTCGAACTCGGGATAGCCGCAAGCTGA
- the dctA gene encoding C4-dicarboxylate transporter DctA, producing MPRIFKSLFFQVVVALAAGIALGMAYPDTALQMKPLGDGFIKLIKMLVPVIVFCVVVQGICAAGDLSKVGRVGIRALLYFEVVTTIALVFGIALAYYFQPGAGMNIDPRTLDAKALSGFSQTAAQVAGGGVSEFLMKLIPSTMVGAFSSGDVLQVLIVSIMFGCAMSLCGERARPVVEFVERVNEIIFKMMNFVVRLAPIGVFGAIAFTVGKYGIGSLKQLGGLVALFYLAVLFFVVVVLGAIMRLSGFSLFKLLVYLREELMIVLGTAAGDSVLPQTMRKLEQLGIKRSTVGLVIPTGYSFNLDAFSIYLTLAAVFIAQATNTPLATGDLLAILGIALLTSKGAHGVPGSAIVVLAATLAAIPAIPAIGLVLILSVDWFIGIARALGNYVGNCVATVVVASWEGDLDRAKARRILDGEIVPPSEPLLIDPAGANAPVAGLQTS from the coding sequence ATGCCCAGGATTTTCAAATCACTCTTCTTCCAGGTGGTCGTCGCCCTCGCGGCCGGCATTGCGCTGGGCATGGCCTATCCCGACACCGCCTTGCAGATGAAGCCGCTCGGCGACGGCTTCATCAAGCTCATCAAGATGCTGGTGCCCGTCATCGTGTTCTGCGTCGTGGTGCAGGGCATATGCGCGGCCGGCGATCTTTCGAAGGTCGGAAGGGTCGGCATTCGCGCGCTGCTCTATTTCGAGGTCGTCACCACCATCGCCCTGGTGTTCGGCATCGCGCTCGCCTACTACTTCCAGCCCGGCGCCGGAATGAACATCGACCCGCGGACGCTGGACGCCAAGGCGCTCAGCGGCTTCAGCCAGACCGCGGCGCAGGTCGCCGGCGGCGGCGTCTCCGAATTTCTGATGAAGCTCATCCCCTCGACCATGGTCGGCGCCTTCAGCTCCGGGGACGTGCTCCAGGTGCTGATCGTCTCGATCATGTTCGGCTGCGCCATGTCGCTGTGCGGCGAGCGCGCGAGGCCGGTCGTCGAATTCGTCGAGCGGGTGAACGAGATCATCTTCAAGATGATGAACTTCGTCGTCCGCCTCGCGCCGATCGGCGTCTTCGGTGCGATCGCCTTCACGGTCGGCAAATACGGCATCGGCTCGCTCAAGCAGCTCGGGGGGCTCGTTGCCCTGTTCTATCTGGCGGTGCTCTTCTTCGTGGTCGTCGTGCTCGGCGCGATCATGCGGCTCTCGGGCTTCAGCCTGTTCAAGCTGCTGGTCTATCTGCGCGAAGAGCTGATGATCGTTCTCGGCACCGCTGCAGGCGACAGCGTGCTGCCGCAGACCATGCGCAAGCTCGAACAGCTTGGGATCAAGCGCTCTACGGTCGGTCTGGTCATTCCGACGGGATACTCGTTCAATCTCGATGCCTTCTCGATCTATTTGACCCTGGCCGCGGTCTTCATTGCGCAGGCGACCAACACACCGCTCGCCACGGGCGATCTGCTGGCGATCCTCGGCATCGCGTTGCTCACCTCGAAGGGCGCGCATGGCGTGCCGGGCTCGGCCATCGTCGTCCTCGCGGCGACGCTGGCCGCCATTCCGGCCATCCCGGCGATCGGACTGGTGCTGATCCTGTCGGTGGACTGGTTCATCGGCATCGCCCGTGCGCTCGGCAACTATGTCGGAAACTGCGTTGCCACGGTCGTCGTCGCCTCGTGGGAGGGGGACCTCGATCGCGCCAAGGCGCGTCGCATCCTCGATGGCGAGATCGTTCCTCCGAGCGAGCCTCTTCTGATCGACCCGGCCGGTGCGAACGCGCCCGTGGCGGGTCTGCAAACTTCCTGA
- a CDS encoding ABC transporter ATP-binding protein, protein MLEVRDLHAYYGKSHILQGVDLDVAAGEVVSLLGRNGVGRSTTVKAIMGEVVPQGTIRFKGKDIAGLPSYRIARLGLGYVPEHRDIFPGLTVRQNLLLGIKDTRRPGKWQLQDMLDMFPNLAARADTEAGVLSGGEKQMLTTCRTLMGDPDLIMIDEPTEGLAPLIVQQVGDLIARIAQAGVAILLVEQKLSIAMKISNRVYVMGHGRVVFEGTPEQLKSNAEVRAQWLEV, encoded by the coding sequence ATGCTCGAGGTCAGGGACCTGCACGCTTATTACGGTAAGAGCCACATTCTCCAGGGCGTTGACCTCGATGTCGCCGCGGGCGAGGTCGTGAGCCTGCTCGGGCGCAATGGTGTCGGGCGTTCGACAACGGTCAAGGCGATCATGGGCGAGGTCGTGCCGCAAGGCACGATCCGCTTCAAAGGCAAGGACATCGCCGGGCTGCCCAGCTACAGGATCGCGCGTCTCGGGCTCGGCTATGTGCCGGAGCATCGGGACATCTTTCCGGGTCTGACCGTTCGCCAGAACCTGCTCCTCGGCATCAAGGACACGCGACGTCCCGGCAAATGGCAGCTCCAGGATATGCTCGACATGTTTCCCAATCTCGCCGCGCGGGCCGACACGGAGGCGGGGGTGCTGTCCGGCGGCGAAAAGCAGATGCTCACGACTTGCCGCACGCTGATGGGCGATCCGGACCTGATCATGATCGACGAGCCGACCGAGGGCCTGGCGCCGCTCATCGTCCAACAGGTTGGTGATCTGATCGCACGCATTGCGCAAGCCGGCGTCGCCATTCTCCTCGTCGAGCAGAAGCTGTCGATTGCGATGAAGATCTCGAACCGCGTCTACGTCATGGGACACGGCCGTGTGGTCTTCGAAGGGACGCCCGAGCAACTGAAGTCAAACGCCGAAGTTCGCGCGCAATGGTTGGAAGTGTGA
- a CDS encoding bifunctional allantoicase/(S)-ureidoglycine aminohydrolase produces the protein MSSQTYHIPQGGLPPQTDLLSGRAVFTNAYAVIPSGVQRDIVVSHLPHWDGTRLWVLARPLSGFAETFSHYLMDIAPGGGSEIPEPDKDAEGALFVVGGNLVLKLAGKERELKPGGFAYLPPGCAWSLRNRGETPAQLHWIRKLYQRVPGLAEPDVIVTNADSVEPVSMPGTEGRWATTRFIDPADMRHDMHINIVTFEPGATIPFAETHVMEHGLYVLEGKAVYRLNRDWVEVEAGDYMWLRAFCPQACYAGGPGRFRYLLYKDVNRHMNLRQGPPLI, from the coding sequence ATGTCATCGCAAACCTATCACATCCCGCAGGGTGGCCTTCCGCCCCAGACCGATCTTCTGAGCGGCCGGGCCGTCTTCACGAATGCCTACGCGGTCATCCCGAGCGGCGTGCAGCGCGACATCGTCGTCAGCCATCTGCCGCACTGGGACGGCACGCGCCTCTGGGTGCTGGCGAGACCGCTCTCCGGATTCGCCGAGACGTTTTCTCATTACCTCATGGACATCGCGCCGGGTGGCGGAAGTGAAATTCCCGAGCCCGACAAGGATGCCGAGGGGGCGTTGTTCGTCGTCGGCGGAAACCTCGTCCTCAAATTGGCGGGCAAAGAGCGTGAGCTCAAGCCCGGTGGCTTCGCCTATCTGCCGCCCGGTTGCGCCTGGAGCCTTCGTAACCGCGGCGAGACGCCGGCGCAGCTGCACTGGATCCGCAAACTGTATCAACGCGTGCCCGGATTGGCCGAGCCCGATGTGATCGTGACCAACGCAGACTCGGTCGAACCAGTATCGATGCCGGGCACCGAGGGGCGATGGGCAACCACGCGCTTCATCGATCCCGCCGACATGCGGCACGACATGCACATCAACATCGTCACGTTCGAGCCGGGTGCGACGATCCCCTTCGCAGAGACGCATGTCATGGAGCACGGATTATACGTCCTCGAGGGCAAGGCCGTGTACCGGCTGAACCGGGACTGGGTCGAGGTCGAGGCCGGCGACTACATGTGGCTGCGCGCCTTCTGCCCGCAGGCCTGCTATGCCGGCGGCCCCGGCCGGTTTCGCTATCTGCTCTACAAGGACGTCAACCGGCACATGAATCTGCGGCAGGGACCTCCGCTGATCTGA